The nucleotide sequence aggagcagacaaaggcaactattgaggggaggcccagctgcaaccgggcgcccccctaaactggagacagacatgatattactttgcttacatatcaaaggagttttacaagtcaaggtttgtgggacattggaacagcgtttgacattgctatgcaaggcacattagtaacaataagcaaggttataagcataaatgtgatacagaaatgcatagtagggacgtgtccagcttaaaccggcttttattatgcgagccactggaatgtaggtaagggtcaggtcaccaggaaataaaccgacattttatatcaaaagtcaaataaaggccactttggttctatttcccataaagcccaagctggtttagataggacaagtgaactatagttttacaagcactggggatttcaatttaaccccaacaaAGGCAGTCCAAACATTTCTTGCAGATAGAAAACTGGCACATAGAACCCTTCTACCTGATATACTAGTTTGCTACGAGCAGGGATTTTTGTTTGGAGAAACATTCAGTCATACAattcccttccccccacccacacacacactgatgtcTGAAGTGTTATCAGTTCAGATACAGCCTTAcccacctcagtgagaactaggctaCCTTCTTGTCAGAATACAATATATTTCCAAGAGTTGGTTGACACATTTGCATTGATCGCTTGATCTCTCATTGCTCCATTAGTGGCAGCCAAATGTGTGAAGCGACTCCAAAACAGTGCTTGAAATGGCATGAGGTGCTATGAAACTTCTATGTGCCTCATGTTTGATTTGCAGCGTCTCGTTCACATAGGCAAGTTGCTCTCTGATGCTGTAGTCACCATGTGATGCTGCAGTCACCATGTGCCTGACTGAATACATGAACACATTAGCAAAGTTTTATGGTGTTAGCAATTGGGAGATCTTGTGGACTTCATTTAGGCATTAATCTAACCAGTGTTTGCTTTCTCCTACATTGTAGCCTACTGTTCAAAGGTAAGAGCAGCATCTATTACCCTGCCCAACATTGGCATGCAGACCCCGGAAGGGTGCTCaccaggaaacataggaagctgccttatacagagtcaaaccattggtccatctagagcagtattgtctacactggctggcagcagctctccagggtttcagatgggagtctctctcagccctagccagagatgctggggactgaacctgagacagACAgacctgtatgcaaagcagatgctctaccaccaagctaagGGCCCTTTCCCCAATATTGTGCTgacaagcccccccccccttaaactgCAGCTACTAGTCTGGAATTAGACAAACCTTGTTTTGCTTTGTGAAATTGACTAGACTGTCTGGTCCAATCAATTTCATGCCCTTTGTatcctgtgagagagggagagagatgctcCCTTAAGTATAAAAGTCAATAGGCTTTCTGCAACCAAGGCTAAAAATCTTTAATTGAATTATTCTTTTGGGGCTGGAGTTTCTGCAGCAAGGCACTCTCCTTAAGTCTGAATAGTTACAGCGCTGCTGATGCTGCAGGGATCGTGCTAGAACAGCAGTAAGGCAGAGGTCACAGCAAAGAATCAGAACAATTCATGAAACACCCATTCATACAGAGTTGTCATTCTTCAGATAATACTGACAAcagcacacaggaagctgccttatactgagtcagaccagaagtccatctagctcagtactgtcagcaCTGActcgcagcagctctctagggttttaaACGGGATATACCCAGCCATATCTGaaaatgccaggggttgaaccagggactttcggcacgcaaagcagatgatctaccactgagctgtgccccCGTCCCCTAACATACATAGCATTTTACAGAGTAAATAAacaggatatgtgtgtgtgtgtgtgtgttgggacgACGACAGAGCCTTTCCCTGAGGAGCTCACAAACTAGCTAAACTTTGTTGGGCTGAACAGAAGGAAGGGGAGCAGGGAAGAGAGGCAAAAGTAATAAGGGGAAATGTGTTAAAACTGCTCCATAGACTGAGGCTCATTTTAGAGCTGGATGAAACACAAAACCCCCAAACTCAAACACATGATAAAAGAGTAAGGTGCCAAATAACGTGCACAAAgacaggtcacattcacaccacacatttaaagcacatggcttctgacaaagaatcctgggaactatagtttactccTCATAAAGCTACAACTCCTAGCATCGGTAATGAattagttgccaggattcttttgggagaagccatgtgtgtTAATGTGTGAAGccatatgtatcactgaacaccaaagtcaggatcattcagaccatggtatcaccgatctctatgtatggatgtgaaagtggaacagtgaaaaaagcggataagagaaaaatcaactcattgaaatgtagtgttggaggagagctttgaagatactatggaccacaaaaaagacaaataattgggtgtcagaacaaattacctgagctcttctctacctaacttccttctgttgtaaactgatatgctctgggaagctgacctgcccctccttccttcgtCTTCTTCGATTGTCCGAGaacagaggagacatctttgtctttgctctctctcctgagtcatgagggcagtacccatgtctgggcattgcacctccaactttgTTAGTTagatagaactaggtatgcctttcccagctactatgcatttttataaataaagtagctgtttcttattttactaagtcttctgAGTGATTTAAacacagggtaaaagcctgcttcttaggtaaatgcacacactggcacacgcagctcagaccactgagttacTCTCCATATGCATATCACTACTTTGACTTATGCATTAGCCTAGGGGTAGACCATGGCAATTTTCAACGACAGTATGTACTTTAGAACAATATTCTACTTTACTTAATACACAATATGGGTAATCCTTTTTTTATCAAACCAACCAAGTGCACCCAGAAGGACAGACTGCTGAAAGAgccatacaaaaaaataaaaataaaaattattaaaatctCTTCATGCATCATAGAAATAAAAGTTCCCCCTCTCTTGTCTATCTGACCACTttattaagaacataggaagtatCCTCCTGGATCTGACCAAATGTCCATCAGTCCTTTGGCCTGAATGAGATGTTGCCACACTGGCAGAGTCTCCCTGACCTGACCCTCAGGTCCACATTTCTATGGTTTTCcttctgtgtggattctttgatgtttaATAAGGGTCGATCTGAGGCTGAATTCTCTTCCACATTCTGGGCATTtacatggtttctctcctgtgtgattTGTCTGGTGTCTAACAAGATGGTGGTTATAAATGAAGCCTTTTCCACAGTCtgggcatttatatggcttctctccgGTGTGGATTCTCTCATGTGCTTTAAGTTGTGAAGGTCtattgaagcttttcccacactctaAACATTTATACGGTTCTTCTCCTTTATGAGTTCTCTCATGATTATGAAGACTTGAAGTCTggttgaagctcttcccacactctgAGCATGTATATGGTTTCTCGCCAGTGTGGATTCTCATGTGGACAACAAGATTTGATTTCAGAcagaagcttttcccacagtctgagcatttaaatggtttctctcctgtgtggattctctgatgtcTACCCAAGCTCGCTTTCTCGCCAAAACCTTTCCCACAATcagagcatttatatggtttctcttccAAATGCATCCCCTCATCTGCAAGGTGAGTTTGGTGGTGCTTAATAAAGTAAGAAATTTgtctgaagcttttcccacagtctGGGCATTTATACGGCTTCTCTCCAGTATGGGTTCTCTCATGTTCTTTAAGGTTCCCAGCTTGGCTGAATCTTTTCCCACAATCtgagcatttataaggtttctctcctgtatgggtCCTCTGATGGGCAATAAGATTTGAGCTCGTACTGAAGGATTTCTCACAGCCTGAGCATTTATAAGGCTTCTCTCCAGTGTGGAACCTGTGATGTGTTGTAAGCTCAGAGATTTTTCTGAAGCTTCTCCCACAGTCTAAGCAGGTGTATGGtctctctcctgtgtgagttttttCATGTTCTTTTAGGGATCCTGACcggctgaagcttttcccacaatctgggcatttgtatggtttctctcCGGTGTGGATTCTCACATGCAAAACAAGGCTGCCTTTGtggctgaagcttttcccacaatctGAGCATACGtgtggtttttctcctgtgtggattcttgcATGAGCAATAAGGTTTCCTTTCTGGTCAAAACTCTTCCCACAATCCAAGCACTTATACGGCTTCTCTCCCGTATGGATTCTATGATGTCTAACAAGTTTAAAGTGTGCATTGAATGATTTTCCACAGTATAAGCATTGGTAGATTTTCTCCTCTGCTTGGGCCCGGCCTGAGGTGCTCCCCCCTTTGGTCAGCATCTCTTGTCTCTGATATTCACAGCTTCTACTCTGGTCTGCAATTTCACTTGGCCAATAAGGAATGGATCTACCCATGCTGTTCTCCAAACAGTTTTCTTGTTGCCCCCACAATCCTTGGGGACTTTCAACGGCTTCTGCCTTCTCAAAAGCTTTGGGAACATTCCCTTCCGTGGTTCCCTCAGACACACGGAGTCCCCGTTGCTCAGAGGCTTGCCATGGATGACCTTCATCTGCATTCTCAACTGCATTCCCCTCACCTGATGGGATAAGAAAGAGATTCCAAAGTGAACATACAAGCCTGCCTTGGACAGAGTCAGTAGCaaaacagagagggagggaggaggaggaagggctccAGCAGCAGCAGGTCATGCATTTCAATAGATTCACCCCTTCCTTATGAGTTGACCACTTTGGGATCACAGTTCTTGGATCTGATGGCTGTTCTGGGTGAcgtgaagatcactgatgaaataatgtttttaactggggttttttagaatgcttttctttttcttcttgttcagttgtttttgctggtatgtttgctgccctgggctccgttgggaggaaggatgggatatacattcaATCATACTACTGCTATTGATAATaataaggatttttttatttacagGACACCTTGACTTTGTTTTGTGCTGTCGTTTTGTAACAGGCAATGTAAAAGAAACTATTAAAAAGGCCCTGTCTTGGTTGTTTTGCCTCAGTGACAAGGGTAATGGGCTGCAAGGGCTCACCTGTCGCCAGCACCTTACCCTTTACGTAGGCCTCAATCCACACCACCAAGAACCAAGCAGGCAATGGCTCCCAGGAAGACCATATTTGGTCACTATCTGGAGGCTCTACCTAGGGGAGATGGAGCAGGCCGGGGCGTCTCCTTGGTAACAGGGAAGTAGCCCAGCTGCAGGGAATCAGCTGGCATGAAAGGTAGGGAAACCTAGAGGCTATAAAAGGCCTCAGAGGGACAGTGGGAACAGGTAGTCCTTGCTAGGCCTAGGTGAGGTTCCTCTACGCAGGGAAGAGAAGCTTGGCCGTCGCACTCCTGACAGAGGCTGTCTTCAGGCTCTCCCCCTAAGCCCCCCACAATTGGACAGGGCTGAAGAAGGGATCCCTGTGTCTTCAGTCCACCTATCCCCTTTCCTCCATAGGGAGGTATAGGAGGTCTGGACCTAAGCCTGCCAAAGCAACAGCACCAAAGTCAGCGATGCTGGGAGAGGAGGCCAAAGGAAAGCCTTTACTCATTGGTGAGTCAGCTGGGGCATGGGTGGAAGTTGGCCCCTGAAGCAGCAGGCCTAAAATAAAGCTGCACTTGTAGCAGTTCAGAGATGAGTCAGTGCCTTCTTTGACCCCCTCACTTCGGGTGTTGGTGTTGGCCCATGGAAGATATGGAACACCCCTCTTGTGAAGTACCTCCTTCCCTCTGGGAAACAGCACAATAAGAGAAATTCAAATCACTACATAAAGGGACGGTGTTCATGTGTATATGTTACAGCTCAGATATGCATATTCTCCttttggggattatgcataatggctagCAAATGTACAGAATTCAGTCAATATAGGTatatttcccaaggcctgttggagattatataTACTGACTCGGAAACGCACACAATTCCCTCACCATGGAAGGATTATGTGCGCATCCTCCATGAAGcgtggtgaatgtgcacaatggctggtTATGATGTGCATTAACCACTCAACTTACATTGCCCTTAACTTagacacacacacgtgtgtgtgtgtgagacacatAACCTTTTCCATTAATGACCGGTAATGTTTATCACCACCCCTTCTTCCAGCTACCAACCGCCACTGCGAGACCATCAGAGGGAGAAGTAGCAGCAACTAGACATCCTCTCCAACATGCCTGCTTCATGCCTGTTGAGAGCCCACTCTCTTTTTTTCCCACTTTGACTGCCATTTGCATTGGATTTCAATTCTATTAGCCACTCTGGGAGTTGAATTTTGGCTGAACAGTCAGATAAaaatggaacacacacacacacctctttcccTGGCTATACAGTTGTTTTGCTACAAGGGGTATGCACAATGATTTAAAATTTACTGGGATTAATTAAAGGGATTTGCTTAGGAGGGCGGATGTTCTCTTGAGACGAGTTGGTCTTGAACTGGTAGCCTGGAAGATGTCAGGCAGGGAGTGCACCACCATCCAGCTCAAACATGCACCACGCCAGAGAAGACCAGGTGATACTCAGTGGCCCCTATAAAAGCTTCCAAGTCAGTGGTCAGACAAAGCAGAGGAACTCTGTTAGCTACAGGCCAACTTCTGCCATCTTCCTTGCCTAGTTCACTGGGTCATGCCTGTTCCAATTCAACTGCCACCAAATTTACCTGATCGCTTCTGATTCTATTAGTATTCAGTGATTTGTTGttgagtgtgtgtttttaaatgaattttatgTATTCTTATgcacttgcttttttttaaactgcCATCTGGCCCATATAAAGGGCAGTatagaaacaatttaaataaataaataagctggagCCAATCTGACACCTGAAAATGTCTGCCAAGTTTACAGAATCACATCCTTACCAGGCATTTTGCTCCATTACTGTTTATGGGCCAGGACCAACAAGGTTACAGCACAGTGACTAAGGGACTGAGTGTATGATTCAAGAATATGCAGTTGTTCAAACCTTGCCTCTGCTACAAATCCATTATGTGTCCCTCGTCACACCTGCACCCCATATCTGCAAAATGGGGATAATGGCACTGATCTATCTTACAGCATTCTGATAAGGGTAACACAAGGCCAGATTCacatacaagctaaacaagctacagcttagggtcTCACATTACGAGGGGCCTCGCgttagaaaggaagaaagaaaaaatccgAATCAATTACGAATACAATCTACTTTATTTCAATACGTGAACCACTGTTGTGCGCTGTTGTGAAGTATTGACGAGTTTTGCATCTTGCAATAAAAGTAAAAAGGTACATTATCTTATTTTTGTAGTTAGAATTAGTATTATATTCTTATTATACAAATTAAACCAGGGACTGCGATGCTCATGTACCTATTACACTGTTTTTGAGGCAATTTTATCATGAAATCAATTTTATTACATGACTATCAAATTCCATTTAATTGTACAGCCCGTATTTTGCATTTCAAATTTTTATtacttgttgaagagggaagggcctcactcatgttatagcttagggccacaagAAGTTTAAATCCACCCCTGGGGTAACACCAAAGATAATGTGCCCTGGGGTTCCCTGGAAGCTTATGAGGGCTTCCTAAACTTGaacatctcagcctcagaggaaggcaatggtaaaccacctctgaataccatttaccatgaaaaccttattcatagggtcgccataagttgggatcgacttgaaggcagtgcatttccattttcaaacatccCTGAAAGTCCGCTCACTCTTACTGATCATCTTAGAATCCTCTCTGGCTCTGGGGGCCACAGCTTTATCTGGCTGCACTCCACATGCCAACTTTCACACGCTGGCATGGCAATCCACCTGTCAATTgcatgacatcattatgatgtcacataATTGACATGTGGGTTGTTGGTGTCCCCCccttgtcaaaatcccttgccctTAGTGAGCCTCCCTGTGCTTCTTTCCATTTTGGATGCTGGAGATGGAAAGGAGCTTCATGAAATGGCTTCAAGGAGCAGGACTAGCACGGAGATCTGGTTTCCACCGAATGCAAGCCACTTCCCCCGCCCTGAGCAAGGTACACCCCAACTGCCCACCAGCAAAGAAACAATCAGGAGCCCACTCCAAGCTCCCCCTTGTTCCTGAGGAGCCCTGCTCTTACCGCCCCAGACCTGACAtcatgtatgacatcaggtgtaggatgGGTGGCGAGGGCTCCCTAAAACGTCTGTAAAACACATGGGTTACTCAGCAGATGAGTGAGGAACCATCACATTGGCTGGGATCAACTGCTGCTTAGCTCCTCCTCTCCCAGAGCTATCTCCTCAGTGGCCATTCCACTGGTCATCATGTAACAGAAAAGTCTTGGCACCTGAATTGGCTTGTTTTCCTCACCCCTCACCGTCATTTTTCCTTTTGTAGTGTATCTGTTTATACGGTAAGCCTGACGGCAAAGCCTGTACCATTGTTTAATCTGCGTATAGTACCTAGGAAAAAAATAGGTGTAATAATAACAATGATTAATTATTATTAAGAAGGTGCAGGAAAAATTTCCTGAATGTTAAAAGTCTGAAAACCATTGATGTCCTAAATTGAGGTGGGCCCCTGTTGTCTTTCTCTCACCTTTGTCATCTTCTGATTTGCTGAAGTTCATGAGCTCATCCTCGTATTTAACTGTTGTTGGATCAAAGAGACCATGTTCATCTCCAGAGTGGGTCTTCCATGGATGTTCCTTTAGACTCATGTTGGGGATCTGTCTCTCTCCACAGGCGTTAGGCCTCAAGGGAATGTCTTTTCGGACTCTGGGAAAATCACAAGCTCTTCGTCTGGCTCGCTACTTCCTTCTTGAGGCCGGGCACAGAGGTCTCCTCTATGATGTTATCTGCAGCACTGCCATCTGGTAAGTAGCAAGACAGAATATAATACTGCTATGACAATTGTATGAAACCATATTTAATGTAGCCAATGCTATGTTGGCCAATATTGGTTGTCATTAATTGTGGTGTAATGCGGTTTTAGGGCAGGGGCACCTGTAGCCATCCACTTATtcctggattataactcccatcagccctgcccaTTGGCTATGATGGTGGGGGCTGGACTCCACTCCTGGAACAACCAGGTGGGCCTTTTACTATACAGGTATGTGTTtctaagagagaaagagaaacaatGATAGTGCTTAATCCAGGGATGGGAGCATTtggtcctccagaggttgctgaactacctctcccatcagccccagccaatagtcagggctgatgggagttgtagtccaacaacatgtggagggccaaaggttccccatatctaCATTTAATTCCTATATTTTTAATTCTAaaaagcctttcccaaactttgggtccccagatatcgCTGAACtacatcaccccagccagcacaaccaatggtcaggaatgatgggaattatagtccagcaacagctggggacccaaaggttgggaaaggctgcatgggTGGAGAGCCTGTGCCCCTttcgatgttgatggactccagctcccatcatccctgactattcctgggggctgatgggaattggagtctgtgacgcccttccctggctctccctgtcaggttcctacctgctcgtggctactgcctgtcactaggcaccaccagggactccaacagtccggactgtccttttttatggtttctctctccgctctagcacagacctcaccagatccccctgctaggcagcaccaccagtcacgtcctataaccagtattcccagagactctgcctgagtctctctatcaggttacctctgtgactgtgtgcttaagctgtccccaatccctttgatctttatataaaaagcatacaactctgggttgctctggatacttgtggtgttatattcttcccttcaccgctgccaccagttgttacagtttcccttcagccttggtaagtaccttttcctcccctctggtctgtatattccccagtcaaggatcaggcctccggtaaaccagaatagtgtttattaaatattagaaataacaagattactttataaaggcacataagcatatggtttcatctattcctgtgatacttgtcttagtattaatccgaactccacactttcctcacatccaccaactctccacacaatctcctctcaaaaaccccaccaaacacctctcaaacaacccaccaatgtctacccagattcaactgtcatccttccatttatactctcagccattcaaacactcagccaataatgcagcattctactgctcatttactcccccctcctctttcactccacttaccacatatcttctatacaaacagtacttaccatatatacattaatacaggaacatcacagagtccaacaacaactggaaagcAGAGGTGCCTGAATCCCTGCTCTATCCACTGACCTGCTCTATCCACTGACCCAAAGAACAGCAATTGAGCACCTCCTCTTTCCAATTCTTAGCTTACCAGATTCCTGCCAGGGATACCACTGAGAAAGGTTTTGTTTTATAAAACACCCATTTATGATCATTTTCCCTAAGCCCTTGTATCCCAGCCAGCTAAACTGCTTGCTAACTGGGTATACACATCCAGCAACTCAAGTCACTCCTATCCAACATTTCAGACAACAGCTTGCCTGACAAAAATCACACCCGTTTACCCAGGATTGCCAACTTTTGAAACCTGCCCCTGTGCCTCTTCCCTTAACAGCTCGCTCTGGGAGAATTTGAATGGGACAAGGCCTTCTGAAAACCTGTCTCTGTCAAATTCGGCATATTGAGTGACCCTCCAAGTATGTTTAGACTCCAAGTCCCAACATGCCTAaccatcagctgtgctggctggggctgacgggagctggaatccagcaacctCTGAAGGGCAGCAGGTTCCCCTCCCCTACCTTTGAAGGCTGATCTGCTGCTCTGTTTCCAATTCATAGAACGTGAATAAAGTTGGGTCCTTTTTTCAACTGGCTGCCCCTTTAACAGCTCTTGATCTCCAGCTGTTAATCAGGGTTAATCTCCACCTCCCGAACAGCTTCACCTGCAAACCTCTGATCCACAGGACGTTAACGGGCAGGCTGCTGTCTCCTGACCAGTAAGGCAACACTGGAGATGAAGCATGAAAACAAGGGCTCCTTGCCTTTAAACAATCTGTGCTTTTAAAagaatctctccctctctcattgcCCATCCTGTGCACCCTCCGGCCAGCGATTTTCTCCTTCCGGTAGACTCCATTTTCCCTTTGTCTACAGGCTCATTTTCTACTCACCGCCTTTTCCCCTTGCAGGCATATAAAGCCAGCtgctccctcccttcccttcccttccttccccccccccaccgctgCAGGCTGGAAGAGGCAGGAGCGACACTCATTCTTTTCTCCCTTTCCCGcctttctttgtctctctctctaggAGCCTGCACTTGGTCACTTTAACCCTTAGATATGTGgacagaatttattttaaatgtttatcaTTTAAGGACAAGGATTCCATGCCGTCCAGTTTTTAATAGATGAAAATATGGGGGCGAGGCGATGTCAAATAGGCCACTCCATGAAAATGGGGACACCCTTATAATATTTCTCTTCTCAACAAGAATTAGGATTTTTGGGCCGCCCCATCTGCAGCTTACATTTAAAGTCGTGTTATATACGACTGTTGCaggcagggcttcccccaaagaattctgggaactggagtttgttaagggtgctgagagttgttagtcaCTTGTATTGCACTAATGATGCAACAcatttctcttcccctctccttcacCTGAGTAAACTGCAAGGAGAATAAAAGGtgctggactgtgacctgggagaccagggttcaaatcctcacatagccatgaagctcactgggtgaccttgggccagtcactgcctctcagcctcatgaaaaccctattcatagggccgccataaatcagaatcgacttgaaggcagtacattttcctCTTGACAAGTCCCACCCTCTTGCATTCAGCCTTATTCGTTCAGTTTATTGTTAGAGAGATTTTGCTATAAGGTTGTAGGAGCAAAGTTGCTTTGCCTAGTGTGGGGGGAGGGACGGGGGCCCTGCCAAGTGGCTAGCTTAAAGAAATACAATTTTTTATTTCATAGGATGGCTGGGATCTTTATTACCTATTTCCTTAGGGTTTGTTTTCCTACCCTCTTGTGGAGGGTCACTTTGAGGTTGTCAGATAAAAAGTTGACCCCCTAGAATTTCTGtgcgtgtgttatgtgccttcaagtctgttGTGgtttctggcgaccctatgaatcagcatcctccaatagcatctgttataaaccaccctattcagatcttgtaagttcaggtctgtggctacttttatggaatcaatccacctcttatttggccttcctctttttctactcccttctgtttttcccagcattatcttttctagtgaatcatgttttctcattatgtgtccaaagtatgataatctcagtttgatcattttaacttctattgatagtactggtttaatttgttctaacacccaattatttgccttttcccctgtccatggtatgcgcaaagctctcctccaacacattacatctttgcatttgaggaccttttctagttctgtcatagctgccctccccagtcctagccttcttctgatttcttgatgttcagctgtagtcctgcttttgtgcttgcctctttaactttcaacagcattcatttgaactcattactggtttctgctagtagtatggtatcgtctgcatatcttaaattattgatatttctccctccaattttcacatgtatcaccacatttcaaatgagttgatttttctcttgtccacttttttcactgtccaacttgtaCATCGGGTATTGGGATATCcgatgcccggcgtaggtcatcaagcagggcgaccagggcagtctctgtcccatgaccaggcctgaagcctgattgaaaagggtctagataatccagtTTATTGTTAGAGAGATTTTGCTATAAGGTTGTAGGAGCAAAGTTGCTTTGCCTAGTGTGGGGAGAGGGATGGGGGCCCTGCCAAGTGGCTAGCTTAAAGAAAGATAATTTTTGATTTCATAGGATGGCTGGGATCTTTATTATCTATTTCCTTAGGGTTTATTCTTCTAACCTCTTGTGGACGGTTGGTTTGTGGTGGCCAGTTAAAAAGTCCACCCCCCCCCTTTAGGATtgctgtgtgtgttatgtgccttcaagttgattatggcttctggcaaccctatgaatgagcgaccgccaatagcatctgttataaaccaccctgttcagatcttgcaagttcagatctgtggcttcctttatggaatcaatccacctcttatttggccttgctctttttctactcccttctgtttttcccagcattatcgtcttttctagtgaaccgtgttttctcattatgcgtccaaagtatgataacctcagtttcaccattctAGCTTCTAATGATCgttctgtttaatttgttctattatttctttttcgctgtccatggtatgcgcaaagctctcctccagcaccacatttcaaatgagttgatttttctcttacccacttttttcac is from Rhineura floridana isolate rRhiFlo1 chromosome 3, rRhiFlo1.hap2, whole genome shotgun sequence and encodes:
- the LOC133381197 gene encoding zinc finger protein OZF-like isoform X1, encoding MSLKEHPWKTHSGDEHGLFDPTTVKYEDELMNFSKSEDDKGEGNAVENADEGHPWQASEQRGLRVSEGTTEGNVPKAFEKAEAVESPQGLWGQQENCLENSMGRSIPYWPSEIADQSRSCEYQRQEMLTKGGSTSGRAQAEEKIYQCLYCGKSFNAHFKLVRHHRIHTGEKPYKCLDCGKSFDQKGNLIAHARIHTGEKPHVCSDCGKSFSHKGSLVLHVRIHTGEKPYKCPDCGKSFSRSGSLKEHEKTHTGERPYTCLDCGRSFRKISELTTHHRFHTGEKPYKCSGCEKSFSTSSNLIAHQRTHTGEKPYKCSDCGKRFSQAGNLKEHERTHTGEKPYKCPDCGKSFRQISYFIKHHQTHLADEGMHLEEKPYKCSDCGKGFGEKASLGRHQRIHTGEKPFKCSDCGKSFCLKSNLVVHMRIHTGEKPYTCSECGKSFNQTSSLHNHERTHKGEEPYKCLECGKSFNRPSQLKAHERIHTGEKPYKCPDCGKGFIYNHHLVRHQTNHTGEKPCKCPECGREFSLRSTLIKHQRIHTEGKP
- the LOC133381197 gene encoding zinc finger protein OZF-like isoform X2, producing MVQALPSGLPYKQIHYKRKNDGEGNAVENADEGHPWQASEQRGLRVSEGTTEGNVPKAFEKAEAVESPQGLWGQQENCLENSMGRSIPYWPSEIADQSRSCEYQRQEMLTKGGSTSGRAQAEEKIYQCLYCGKSFNAHFKLVRHHRIHTGEKPYKCLDCGKSFDQKGNLIAHARIHTGEKPHVCSDCGKSFSHKGSLVLHVRIHTGEKPYKCPDCGKSFSRSGSLKEHEKTHTGERPYTCLDCGRSFRKISELTTHHRFHTGEKPYKCSGCEKSFSTSSNLIAHQRTHTGEKPYKCSDCGKRFSQAGNLKEHERTHTGEKPYKCPDCGKSFRQISYFIKHHQTHLADEGMHLEEKPYKCSDCGKGFGEKASLGRHQRIHTGEKPFKCSDCGKSFCLKSNLVVHMRIHTGEKPYTCSECGKSFNQTSSLHNHERTHKGEEPYKCLECGKSFNRPSQLKAHERIHTGEKPYKCPDCGKGFIYNHHLVRHQTNHTGEKPCKCPECGREFSLRSTLIKHQRIHTEGKP